From the Chloroflexus aurantiacus J-10-fl genome, one window contains:
- a CDS encoding DUF3536 domain-containing protein, with protein MAERLICIHGHFYQPPRENPWLEAIEQQDSAYPYHDWNERITAECYEQNAASRILDSQNQIVQIVNNYSRISFNFGPTLLTWLADHAPQVYQAILDADQESQRYFGAGSAMAQCYNHLIMPLAARRDKVTQVIWGIQDFKYRFGRDPEGMWLPETAVDLETLDIMATHGIRFTILAPTQVSHVRKIGEMIWHDVSGGRIDPTQPYLVKLPEGRSITVFFYDGPVARAVAFERLLSSGVGFANRLASIFNDQRPWPQLAHIATDGETYGHHHRHGDMALAYALHYIEKTGLAQLTNYAAYLQRYRPTHEVQIIERTSWSCAHGVGRWMSDCGCNTGGNPGWNQAWRAPLRAALDWLRDTIAPRFEGYARRLLVDPWAARDDYISVILNRSPENIAAFIGRHGRGRLDEGQRIAVLKLMELQRHLMLMYTSCGWFFDDLSGIETIQVMMYAGRALQLAHDLFGEDFEAEFLDRLAQARSNLPARGNGRDLYERHVRPAMVDLRKVGAHYAMKTLFNGVGEREQIYAYTVDREDYHLLLAGKARLALGRIHIQSTITGESTRLSFGVLHLGDHNISGGVRAYQGEQSYRQLIEELSELFLRADIPGVIRMVDRNFGQEQYSLKLLFGDEQRQILHRILTSSLAEAEAAYRQIYENHAPLMRFLASIGMPVPREFQIAAEFAINTELRRLFEAEPLDFDRINSLLREAQRSGVTLDSDGLSYALSRTIRSISEQFQLTPEDRGLLTQLDAAVGLARNLPFEVDVWHTQNVYYELLQTVYPQMNIEAGEGYADAHAWLRLFRSLGVKLRFRLPPGEP; from the coding sequence ATGGCCGAGCGGCTGATTTGTATTCACGGCCACTTTTATCAACCACCACGCGAAAACCCGTGGCTTGAAGCAATCGAACAGCAAGACTCGGCGTATCCATACCACGACTGGAATGAGCGGATTACTGCCGAGTGCTATGAACAAAACGCCGCTTCACGGATTCTGGACAGCCAAAACCAGATTGTTCAGATTGTCAACAACTACAGCCGGATCAGCTTCAACTTTGGGCCAACCCTGCTGACCTGGCTGGCCGATCACGCCCCGCAGGTGTATCAGGCTATCCTGGATGCCGATCAAGAGAGCCAGCGCTATTTCGGGGCCGGTTCAGCAATGGCCCAGTGCTACAACCACCTGATTATGCCACTGGCGGCCCGCCGTGATAAGGTGACGCAGGTCATCTGGGGGATTCAGGATTTCAAGTACCGGTTTGGCCGTGACCCGGAAGGGATGTGGTTACCGGAAACCGCCGTTGATCTTGAAACCCTCGATATTATGGCTACGCACGGGATTCGCTTTACCATACTGGCCCCAACCCAGGTCAGCCATGTGCGCAAAATCGGCGAAATGATCTGGCACGATGTCAGCGGTGGGCGGATCGATCCCACCCAGCCGTATCTGGTCAAACTACCGGAAGGACGGTCAATCACGGTCTTCTTCTACGACGGCCCGGTGGCCCGTGCCGTTGCCTTCGAGCGCCTGCTGAGTAGCGGTGTGGGTTTTGCCAACCGTCTGGCCAGTATCTTCAACGATCAGCGTCCGTGGCCGCAATTAGCCCATATCGCCACCGACGGCGAAACATATGGGCATCATCACCGCCATGGTGATATGGCGCTGGCCTATGCGTTACATTACATCGAGAAAACCGGGCTGGCGCAGTTGACGAATTACGCCGCCTACTTGCAGCGCTATCGGCCAACCCACGAAGTGCAGATCATCGAGCGAACGTCGTGGAGCTGTGCGCATGGGGTCGGGCGCTGGATGAGCGATTGTGGTTGTAATACCGGTGGCAATCCGGGCTGGAATCAGGCCTGGCGTGCTCCCTTACGCGCTGCCCTCGATTGGCTCCGCGACACGATTGCCCCTCGCTTCGAGGGGTACGCCCGTCGCTTACTCGTCGATCCATGGGCTGCCCGCGATGACTACATCAGCGTCATTTTGAATCGTTCCCCGGAGAACATTGCCGCCTTCATTGGCCGTCACGGTCGTGGCCGGCTCGATGAGGGTCAGCGGATCGCGGTGCTGAAGCTGATGGAATTGCAGCGCCACTTGATGCTCATGTATACCTCGTGTGGCTGGTTCTTCGACGATCTGAGCGGGATTGAGACCATTCAGGTCATGATGTACGCCGGACGGGCACTGCAACTGGCGCACGATCTGTTTGGCGAGGATTTCGAGGCAGAATTTCTTGATCGCCTGGCGCAGGCGCGGAGCAATCTACCGGCCCGTGGCAATGGTCGCGATCTCTACGAACGCCATGTACGCCCGGCAATGGTCGACCTGCGTAAAGTGGGCGCTCACTACGCCATGAAGACCCTCTTCAACGGTGTAGGTGAGCGTGAACAAATCTACGCCTACACAGTTGACCGTGAAGATTACCATCTGTTGCTCGCCGGTAAAGCCCGCCTGGCCCTGGGACGGATTCACATTCAGTCGACGATCACCGGTGAATCGACCCGCCTGAGCTTTGGCGTACTGCATCTCGGCGATCACAACATTTCGGGTGGCGTCCGGGCGTACCAGGGCGAACAGTCATACCGACAACTGATTGAAGAGTTAAGCGAACTCTTTCTGCGGGCGGATATTCCGGGTGTGATCCGCATGGTTGATCGGAATTTCGGTCAGGAACAGTATTCGCTCAAGCTGCTCTTCGGTGATGAGCAGCGCCAGATTCTGCATCGCATCCTCACCTCAAGTCTGGCCGAGGCGGAAGCTGCGTATCGTCAAATCTACGAAAACCATGCCCCACTCATGCGGTTTCTTGCCAGTATAGGTATGCCGGTGCCGCGTGAATTTCAGATCGCCGCCGAATTTGCCATCAATACCGAACTACGCCGCCTGTTCGAGGCTGAGCCGCTCGATTTTGATCGGATCAATAGCCTGTTACGAGAAGCCCAACGGTCGGGCGTTACCCTCGATAGCGACGGACTGAGTTACGCGCTATCGCGGACAATCCGCTCAATCAGCGAGCAATTCCAGTTAACGCCAGAAGACCGTGGATTGTTGACGCAGCTCGATGCCGCCGTTGGCCTGGCCCGCAACCTGCCTTTCGAGGTTGATGTCTGGCATACGCAAAATGTCTACTACGAGTTGTTGCAAACTGTGTATCCGCAAATGAACATTGAAGCAGGTGAAGGCTATGCTGATGCCCATGCGTGGTTACGCCTCTTTCGATCATTGGGTGTCAAGTTACGCTTTCGCCTGCCACCAGGAGAGCCATGA
- a CDS encoding malto-oligosyltrehalose synthase — protein sequence MIDVELRVPRATYRLQLNADLTFADVARYVPYFVELGISDLYFSPILTPRAGSRHGYDITDHTHLNPELGGEEGFAHLATVLREHHLGLILDVVPNHMGIGDPRNTWWRDVLENGPSSIYAPYFDIDWDPVPPELQGKVLLPVLGDQYGVILERGELRLSYDNDGGFSLNYWEHRFPLNPRSYADILTHRLDELLNELGADHPDAIELQSIITAIGYLPSRHETTPDRVIERNREKEVVKRRIATLIEASEPVRRMVERALADYNGVPGDPRSFDLLDALIARQSYRLAFWRVATEEINYRRFFDINDLAAIRVELPEVLQATHDLVLRLLAEGIATGVRIDHPDGLWQPAAYFRQLQESYLRYRAAFHFGGSAPPDLDDQIRQRLTQAERGERSWPLYIVAEKILSHGEPLPADWAVAGTTGYDFLNQIGGVLIDRSSQRVFNRLYTQFTGPQPTFANLVNSKKKEIMLVSLASEVNTLSHLLDRLSEHTRRYRDFTLNSLTFAIREVIAAMPVYRTYISLDGVVSERDEQAIRYAVREAKRRNPRTAAQIFDFLEETLLLRNLHHFAPEAHAEVLRFVMKFQQLSGPVMAKGVEDTAFYVYNRLVALNEVGGHPELFGCEVTDLHQAAQERQQQWPHSMVTTSTHDTKRSEDVRARLSVLSELPDEWRQHVGRWSRFNAAKRSTIEGSQAPTRNDEYLLYQTLVGAWEGMEHLDSFTERMVAYMEKATREAKVNTSWINPNPEYDAAIQRFVTGILDPRRSRRFLESLDSFARRIAFFGRFNSLTQTLVRLTTVGVPDLYQGCELWDFSLVDPDNRRPVDFARRAALLAAIRRQREQDGTAALAADLLATAADGRIKLYTIATTLEFRRARPELFAYGEYVPLYAEGPAAGHVIAFARRHPTAGEAVTVAPRLTARLSGGQEVPPLDDLWGETWLPLPDILPGTRYRNLFTDECLTVVEHQAGAGLAMAEVLGHWPIALLVRE from the coding sequence ATGATTGATGTAGAACTGCGTGTTCCGCGTGCAACCTATCGCCTACAGTTGAATGCCGACCTGACCTTTGCCGACGTTGCTCGCTACGTCCCCTACTTCGTTGAGCTTGGGATTAGTGATCTCTACTTCTCCCCCATTCTAACCCCTCGCGCCGGGAGTCGTCACGGCTACGATATTACCGATCACACCCATCTGAACCCCGAACTAGGAGGTGAAGAGGGGTTTGCCCATCTCGCAACCGTGTTACGCGAACACCACCTGGGGCTGATTCTCGATGTTGTCCCCAACCATATGGGAATTGGCGATCCGCGCAACACCTGGTGGCGCGATGTGCTCGAAAACGGGCCGAGTTCGATCTACGCACCGTACTTCGATATCGACTGGGACCCGGTGCCACCCGAATTGCAGGGGAAAGTGTTATTACCGGTGCTGGGTGACCAATACGGCGTCATCCTGGAGCGGGGCGAGCTACGGTTGTCCTACGACAATGACGGCGGTTTCAGCCTCAACTACTGGGAGCATCGCTTCCCGCTCAATCCGCGGAGCTATGCCGACATTCTCACCCACCGCCTCGATGAGCTGCTGAATGAATTGGGCGCAGATCATCCCGACGCCATCGAATTGCAGAGCATTATCACTGCCATCGGTTACTTACCGTCTCGCCACGAAACCACGCCTGATCGGGTGATCGAGCGCAACCGCGAAAAAGAGGTGGTCAAGCGCCGGATTGCAACACTGATCGAAGCCAGCGAACCGGTGCGCCGCATGGTCGAACGGGCCTTGGCCGACTACAACGGCGTGCCCGGCGATCCGCGTAGTTTCGACCTGCTTGATGCCTTGATTGCCCGCCAATCGTACCGCCTGGCGTTCTGGCGGGTCGCCACCGAGGAGATCAACTATCGTCGCTTCTTCGATATCAACGACCTGGCAGCAATTCGGGTTGAACTACCCGAAGTATTGCAGGCCACGCATGATCTGGTGTTACGTTTGTTGGCTGAAGGAATTGCTACCGGCGTTCGGATTGATCACCCCGATGGACTGTGGCAGCCAGCAGCCTACTTTCGCCAATTGCAAGAGAGTTATCTGCGCTACCGGGCCGCATTCCACTTCGGTGGGAGTGCTCCCCCTGATCTCGACGACCAAATCCGTCAGCGCCTGACCCAGGCCGAACGTGGCGAGCGCTCCTGGCCCCTCTACATTGTTGCCGAGAAGATTCTCAGCCACGGCGAACCATTACCTGCCGATTGGGCCGTGGCCGGTACAACCGGCTACGACTTTCTCAACCAGATCGGTGGCGTATTGATTGACCGCAGCAGTCAACGGGTGTTCAACCGTCTGTACACCCAGTTCACCGGCCCCCAACCCACCTTCGCCAACCTGGTCAACAGCAAAAAGAAGGAGATCATGCTGGTCTCACTGGCCAGTGAGGTCAATACCCTGAGCCATCTCCTCGACCGGTTGAGCGAGCATACCCGCCGCTATCGCGATTTTACCCTCAACAGCCTGACCTTCGCGATTCGCGAGGTGATTGCGGCGATGCCCGTCTACCGCACATATATCAGCCTGGATGGCGTTGTCAGCGAGCGTGACGAACAGGCGATTCGCTACGCAGTGCGTGAAGCCAAACGACGCAATCCGCGCACGGCTGCCCAGATTTTCGACTTTCTGGAAGAGACGTTGCTCTTGCGCAATCTCCACCATTTTGCCCCCGAAGCGCATGCCGAGGTCCTGCGTTTCGTGATGAAGTTTCAGCAGTTAAGCGGGCCGGTGATGGCGAAAGGGGTTGAAGACACCGCATTCTACGTCTACAACCGGCTGGTAGCCCTGAATGAAGTTGGTGGGCATCCCGAACTCTTCGGGTGTGAGGTGACCGACCTGCATCAGGCAGCTCAGGAACGGCAACAGCAGTGGCCGCACAGTATGGTGACGACATCAACCCACGACACCAAACGCAGCGAAGATGTGCGCGCTCGCCTGAGTGTTCTCAGCGAGTTACCCGATGAGTGGCGACAGCACGTGGGACGCTGGAGTCGCTTCAATGCCGCGAAGCGCAGCACCATTGAAGGTAGCCAGGCACCAACCCGAAATGACGAGTACCTGCTCTATCAGACACTGGTTGGTGCCTGGGAGGGGATGGAACATCTGGACAGTTTCACCGAACGGATGGTTGCCTACATGGAAAAGGCAACCCGTGAAGCGAAGGTCAACACGAGCTGGATCAATCCGAACCCAGAGTATGATGCAGCGATACAACGGTTTGTGACCGGTATCCTTGATCCACGTCGCTCACGGCGATTTCTGGAAAGTCTCGACAGCTTTGCCCGGCGTATCGCCTTTTTCGGTCGTTTCAACAGTCTGACCCAAACCCTCGTGCGCCTGACGACAGTCGGTGTTCCTGATCTGTATCAGGGTTGCGAACTGTGGGATTTCAGCCTGGTTGATCCCGACAATCGACGACCGGTGGACTTTGCCCGGCGGGCAGCGCTGCTGGCCGCCATCCGTCGGCAACGCGAGCAGGACGGTACAGCGGCGCTGGCTGCCGATTTACTGGCCACAGCCGCTGATGGACGGATCAAACTGTACACGATTGCGACAACGCTAGAGTTTCGCCGTGCCCGTCCCGAACTCTTTGCCTATGGCGAGTATGTACCCCTGTACGCCGAAGGGCCGGCAGCCGGACATGTCATCGCCTTTGCCCGTCGCCATCCAACTGCCGGCGAAGCGGTGACTGTCGCACCCCGGCTGACCGCTCGCCTGAGTGGTGGACAGGAAGTGCCACCGCTTGACGACCTCTGGGGAGAGACATGGCTCCCGTTACCCGACATCCTACCGGGAACACGTTACCGCAACCTGTTCACCGACGAATGCCTGACCGTCGTCGAACACCAGGCTGGTGCCGGCCTGGCAATGGCCGAGGTGCTTGGTCACTGGCCGATAGCGCTACTGGTGCGCGAGTAA
- a CDS encoding NAD(P)H-dependent oxidoreductase subunit E — protein sequence MAVIELTICRLCSRSRPDIWQTLSRLRTAYSGALCIVELDCMAACDDVPAVMLEYDYFPRVTPQQLIEIVESRLHTVTRSPE from the coding sequence ATGGCCGTCATTGAACTGACGATTTGCCGGCTTTGCTCCCGTAGCCGCCCCGACATCTGGCAGACACTGTCACGATTGCGTACAGCGTATTCCGGTGCGCTATGCATTGTTGAGCTTGATTGCATGGCCGCATGCGATGATGTGCCGGCGGTTATGCTGGAATATGACTATTTTCCCCGCGTTACTCCACAACAATTGATCGAAATTGTAGAATCACGACTGCACACGGTAACGAGGTCACCGGAATAG